AGGAAAGCGTCGAGCAGGTAGCCGTTGGCGCCATGCACCTCGACACCGTCGAAGCCCGCGTCGATGGCGTTGCGGGTGGCCTGCCGGAACCCCGTCACGATCCCCGGCAGTTCGTCGTCGGCCAGTTCCCGGGGGACGACGTAGGGCTGTTTCCCCTCGGGGGTGTGCACCTCGTCGCCGGTGATGGCGATCGGGCTCGGCGCCACCGGCTGGCGACCCCCGTTGAGCAGGGGGTGGCAGGCCCGCCCGCCGTGCCAGATCTGCAGCACGATGCGCCCACCGGCCGCATGGACCGCGTCGGTGGTGAGCCGCCAGCCCGCCACCTGGGCCGCCGAATGGATGCCGGGCTCGTGCCAGAAGGCCGAGTTGCCCTCCATGACCATCGTGGCTTCGGCGATCAGCAGGCCGGCGCTGGCCCGCTGCTGGTAATAGGTCGCCATCAGAGGCCCCGGAACGTGGTCCGGCTCGGCCCGGCATCGGGTGAGGGGAGCCATCAACACCCGGTTGGGCAACCGCAGCGGGCCCACGGTCAGGGGGGTGAACAGGTCGCTCATGGGGCAGTGACCAGCCGGCTGGAGCGGGGATGCCCCGAGCCGTAAG
Above is a window of Cyanobium sp. AMD-g DNA encoding:
- a CDS encoding alkene reductase, translating into MSDLFTPLTVGPLRLPNRVLMAPLTRCRAEPDHVPGPLMATYYQQRASAGLLIAEATMVMEGNSAFWHEPGIHSAAQVAGWRLTTDAVHAAGGRIVLQIWHGGRACHPLLNGGRQPVAPSPIAITGDEVHTPEGKQPYVVPRELADDELPGIVTGFRQATRNAIDAGFDGVEVHGANGYLLDAFLRDGSNRRQGPYGGPVANRARLLLEVLEAARAESPLVGLRISPLNGYNAMVDSDPVGLSGWLAQRLESTGLDYLHVMRGDFLGQQHGDVLTPIRAGFSGALVGNMGYTAEEANTAIASGQLDAVAFGTPFLANPDLPERLRLGAPLQSPDPATYYTAGAAGYTDYPFLESA